The Candidatus Koribacter versatilis Ellin345 genome has a segment encoding these proteins:
- the rho gene encoding transcription termination factor Rho, whose product MTIAELKEKNITELTRIARSLDLPGASGLRKQDLIFKILQAQSEKEGHIFAEGVLEILPDGYGFLRSPDYNYLPGPDDIYVSPSQIRKFDLKTGDTISGQVRPPHEGEKYFALVKIEAVNFESPDEARNKILFDNLTPLYPQERIKLETVRDNISARVMDLLTPVGKGQRGLIVAPPRTGKTMLLQNLANSITTNHPEIVLIVLLIDERPEEVTDMQRSVKGEVISSTFDEPAARHVQVAEMVIEKAKRLVEHKRDVVILLDSITRLARAYNTIVPPSGKVLSGGVDSNALQRPKRFFGAARNIEEGGSLTIIATALIETGSRMDDVIFEEFKGTGNMEIILDRKLADKRTFPAIDIQRSGTRKEELLLAKEDLQRIWILRRVLNPLSPVEAMELLIDKLGKSRNNGEFLSNMNS is encoded by the coding sequence ATGACCATCGCAGAACTGAAAGAAAAGAACATCACCGAGCTTACCCGCATAGCTCGTTCGCTCGACCTTCCCGGCGCCAGCGGCCTCCGCAAGCAGGACCTTATCTTCAAGATCCTCCAGGCGCAGAGCGAAAAAGAGGGCCACATCTTCGCAGAAGGTGTCCTCGAAATCCTGCCCGACGGCTACGGTTTCCTCCGCTCCCCGGATTACAACTACCTCCCCGGTCCAGACGACATCTACGTCTCGCCTTCACAGATTCGCAAATTCGACCTCAAGACCGGCGACACCATCAGCGGACAAGTCCGCCCGCCGCATGAAGGCGAAAAGTACTTTGCGCTCGTCAAGATTGAAGCCGTTAACTTCGAATCGCCCGACGAAGCTCGCAACAAGATTCTCTTCGACAACCTGACTCCGCTTTATCCGCAGGAGCGGATCAAACTGGAGACCGTGCGCGACAATATCTCCGCGCGCGTGATGGACCTGCTCACGCCGGTGGGTAAAGGCCAGCGCGGCCTGATCGTCGCGCCGCCCCGCACCGGTAAGACGATGCTGTTGCAGAACCTGGCGAACTCGATCACCACGAACCATCCCGAGATCGTGCTCATCGTTCTGCTGATCGACGAGCGTCCGGAAGAAGTTACCGACATGCAGCGCTCGGTGAAGGGCGAGGTCATCTCCTCGACGTTTGACGAGCCCGCTGCCCGCCACGTGCAGGTTGCGGAAATGGTCATCGAGAAGGCGAAGCGGCTGGTCGAGCACAAGCGCGACGTCGTCATCCTACTCGATTCGATCACGCGACTGGCGCGTGCTTACAACACCATCGTTCCGCCCTCGGGCAAAGTGCTCTCCGGCGGTGTGGATTCCAACGCGTTGCAGCGTCCGAAGCGTTTCTTCGGCGCAGCCCGCAACATCGAAGAAGGCGGCTCGTTGACGATCATTGCCACGGCATTGATCGAAACCGGATCGCGCATGGACGACGTGATCTTCGAAGAGTTCAAGGGCACCGGCAACATGGAAATCATTCTCGACCGGAAACTGGCGGACAAGCGCACGTTCCCGGCGATCGATATCCAGCGCTCCGGCACCCGTAAGGAAGAGCTGCTGCTCGCGAAGGAAGACCTGCAACGGATTTGGATTCTTCGCCGCGTGCTGAACCCGCTCTCACCTGTGGAAGCGATGGAATTGCTCATCGACAAGCTGGGCAAGAGCCGGAACAATGGCGAGTTCCTGAGCAACATGAACTCCTAG
- the tmk gene encoding dTMP kinase encodes MVSARGKFLTFEGLDGCGKSTQMEMLAEVLRRDGIDVVTTREPGGTPTGEKIRSVILDSKTRFLHPMAELALMFAARAQHIAEIVQPSLEAGRWVLCDRFTDSSEAYQGGGRQMGSQLILDMHKIVCGDLWPEMTILMDSDPEASVARARRRNRANATDGVDENRFEREKIEFFQRVRDAYNAIADREPQRVYKVDARRSKDVTHPEIVRAVRERMG; translated from the coding sequence ATGGTGAGTGCACGCGGAAAATTTCTGACCTTTGAAGGCCTCGACGGCTGCGGCAAGAGCACCCAAATGGAGATGCTCGCTGAAGTCTTGCGGCGCGATGGCATTGACGTCGTTACCACGCGCGAGCCGGGGGGCACCCCTACCGGCGAGAAAATCCGCAGCGTCATTCTCGACTCGAAGACGCGCTTCCTCCACCCAATGGCCGAGCTGGCACTGATGTTCGCCGCCCGCGCTCAGCATATCGCCGAGATCGTTCAGCCGTCGCTCGAAGCCGGCCGCTGGGTGCTTTGCGATCGCTTCACTGATTCATCCGAGGCTTACCAGGGCGGCGGCCGCCAGATGGGCAGCCAACTGATCCTCGACATGCACAAGATCGTCTGCGGCGACCTCTGGCCGGAGATGACCATCCTCATGGACTCCGACCCCGAGGCCAGCGTAGCTCGCGCCCGCCGCCGCAACCGGGCCAATGCCACCGACGGCGTGGATGAAAACCGCTTCGAGCGCGAGAAGATCGAGTTCTTCCAGCGCGTCCGCGACGCCTACAACGCCATCGCCGACCGCGAACCGCAGCGCGTGTACAAAGTGGATGCGCGTCGTTCCAAAGACGTGACGCACCCAGAGATCGTGCGCGCGGTCAGAGAGAGGATGGGTTAA
- a CDS encoding tetratricopeptide repeat protein, with product MSSSASHLESRPAAGWVPSSQAIFRAGLVLLLALYIRTLSFDFVFDDLLFQRIPWIHSWHALIHAFRVDAFGGTIEGGSSYYRPFVSVWWALVERLTPGTAAWYHLATLLTQVLVYFTAFRFGCEFFEDEQLAALTAMLFVLHPCEVESTAWNVSGANNGQAAIYFFVTLIFYFRWWKTKRWGWLAGSGAFHLLALLTKESLVITPVLVLLHCAMQSERAARWRSTLVVLVPYGLATGVYLALRQAAIKPLAGRSNAIRTGVNLGDLWSGPAAFWWYLRKLIVPTRMAILHDWTPVTGPSTARFVLPLMIFVAFCVLVVWAWKRTGSWRVLFLAASFLLNLVPVIVYANRVTMHERYLQLPSYSFCALLAYAALWAMRDGGTKRIFAIVFSVSLIAAWSAVTWYETGFWDNNLTLWTRAVQVAPHSVNARVELARLVTEQDPGAGIRVLDEGLQVLPESPGLWRSKGLMEFNAGKLSDAGKSFRRSLEVSSRFAANPATEPSDVKYGRATALFFIAQIEQQKGDLESAEQHYRNALDIDPENAEYQRGLAGLLSKQGRGQ from the coding sequence TTGAGCTCATCGGCTTCCCATTTAGAGTCGCGCCCCGCTGCAGGATGGGTGCCGTCGTCGCAGGCGATCTTCCGCGCTGGATTGGTGCTGCTTCTCGCGCTCTACATCCGCACGCTGAGCTTTGATTTCGTATTTGACGATCTGCTCTTCCAGCGCATTCCTTGGATTCATAGTTGGCACGCGCTGATTCATGCGTTCCGCGTGGATGCGTTCGGCGGCACGATTGAAGGCGGATCTTCGTACTATCGGCCGTTCGTGTCGGTCTGGTGGGCTCTGGTCGAGCGACTCACGCCCGGGACGGCAGCGTGGTATCACCTGGCGACGTTGCTCACGCAAGTGTTGGTGTATTTCACTGCATTTCGCTTTGGGTGTGAGTTCTTCGAGGATGAACAACTTGCTGCGCTCACGGCGATGTTGTTCGTGCTCCATCCGTGTGAAGTGGAATCGACGGCATGGAACGTAAGTGGAGCGAACAACGGGCAAGCCGCCATCTATTTCTTCGTAACGCTGATCTTTTATTTTCGCTGGTGGAAGACGAAGCGCTGGGGTTGGCTTGCGGGTTCGGGCGCGTTTCACTTGCTGGCGCTGCTGACGAAGGAGTCGCTCGTAATCACGCCAGTGCTCGTGCTGTTGCATTGCGCGATGCAGAGCGAGCGCGCGGCACGATGGCGGAGCACGCTTGTTGTTCTTGTGCCGTATGGGCTCGCGACGGGGGTGTACCTCGCGCTACGACAAGCCGCGATCAAGCCGCTGGCTGGTCGGTCGAATGCGATCAGGACCGGGGTGAACCTCGGTGATCTGTGGTCGGGGCCTGCGGCATTCTGGTGGTACCTGAGAAAACTGATCGTGCCAACGCGCATGGCGATCCTGCACGACTGGACGCCGGTTACGGGGCCGTCAACGGCTAGATTCGTTCTGCCGCTAATGATCTTCGTTGCGTTTTGTGTGTTGGTTGTATGGGCGTGGAAGAGGACGGGATCGTGGCGGGTACTGTTTCTGGCTGCGTCGTTCCTGCTGAATCTGGTGCCGGTGATCGTGTACGCGAATCGCGTGACGATGCACGAACGCTATCTGCAATTGCCTTCGTATTCGTTTTGCGCGCTGCTGGCGTACGCGGCGCTTTGGGCAATGCGTGACGGCGGCACCAAACGAATTTTCGCGATCGTGTTTTCGGTTTCGCTGATCGCAGCGTGGTCGGCGGTTACGTGGTACGAGACAGGCTTTTGGGATAACAATCTGACGCTGTGGACGCGGGCGGTGCAGGTTGCTCCGCATAGCGTGAATGCGCGCGTGGAACTAGCACGACTGGTCACGGAACAAGATCCGGGAGCGGGAATTCGCGTACTTGATGAAGGGCTGCAGGTGTTACCGGAGTCGCCGGGGCTTTGGCGGAGCAAGGGGTTGATGGAATTCAATGCCGGGAAGCTGAGCGATGCCGGGAAGTCTTTCCGCAGATCGCTCGAAGTTTCAAGCAGGTTCGCGGCGAATCCGGCCACCGAGCCGTCCGATGTGAAATACGGCCGTGCTACGGCGTTGTTCTTCATCGCCCAGATCGAACAGCAGAAGGGCGATTTGGAGTCGGCGGAGCAGCATTATCGAAACGCGCTCGATATTGATCCCGAAAACGCGGAATATCAACGCGGGTTAGCGGGATTGCTCAGCAAACAAGGACGAGGGCAGTAG
- a CDS encoding CPBP family intramembrane glutamic endopeptidase, which produces MDPQFPPDQPIEISPQSPTLDPVLAPPPPPRTNAFIGPNGLRAGWKWLIFFLIFCALIFGMAMVVRLFIPRYTPNDRNLKVMFAFEVIQAACVLLATGIMAKLIDKKKWGYFGLPLSRAFNIEFWYGAIVGFGALAVQLEIMHLGGWFDFGPVVLHGATALKFGLFWGAFFLCVGLFEEGFLRGYPQRVLTNGMGFWPSALLLSLLFAGLHVGNKGENPFGIFMVFVDGMVMCFTLWRTGTMWFAVGNHAAWDWAQTYFFGTPDSGMKPIGALLSPSFHGPTLLSGGNAGPEGSVLVLLSETLIAVSVAVVYRERKYPLQEDEAPAQPSPEITPTIAPSAFPTA; this is translated from the coding sequence ATGGATCCCCAATTTCCTCCCGACCAACCGATCGAAATCTCACCACAGTCGCCAACGCTCGATCCTGTGCTCGCACCTCCACCTCCTCCGCGCACGAACGCCTTCATCGGCCCGAACGGCCTGCGCGCGGGCTGGAAGTGGCTGATTTTCTTTCTCATCTTCTGTGCCCTTATCTTCGGCATGGCTATGGTGGTGCGCTTGTTCATTCCCAGGTACACCCCCAACGATCGCAACCTAAAAGTCATGTTTGCGTTTGAAGTCATCCAGGCCGCGTGTGTGCTGCTCGCAACCGGCATCATGGCTAAACTCATCGACAAGAAGAAGTGGGGCTACTTCGGTCTCCCGCTCTCGCGTGCGTTCAACATCGAGTTCTGGTACGGAGCGATCGTGGGTTTCGGTGCGCTCGCGGTCCAGCTCGAAATCATGCATCTCGGCGGCTGGTTCGATTTCGGGCCGGTTGTACTGCATGGAGCCACTGCCCTGAAATTCGGCCTGTTCTGGGGCGCGTTCTTCCTCTGCGTCGGTCTTTTTGAAGAAGGCTTCCTGCGCGGCTACCCGCAGCGTGTGCTCACCAATGGCATGGGTTTCTGGCCGTCAGCCTTGTTGCTCTCTTTGCTCTTCGCCGGGCTGCACGTCGGCAACAAAGGCGAGAACCCCTTCGGCATCTTCATGGTCTTTGTGGACGGCATGGTGATGTGCTTCACCTTGTGGCGTACCGGAACCATGTGGTTCGCCGTCGGCAACCACGCCGCGTGGGACTGGGCGCAGACCTACTTCTTCGGCACGCCCGACAGCGGTATGAAACCGATCGGCGCGCTCTTGTCGCCGTCGTTCCACGGCCCAACGCTCCTCAGCGGCGGCAATGCCGGTCCAGAAGGCAGCGTGCTCGTGCTTCTTTCGGAAACATTGATCGCGGTGTCGGTTGCGGTGGTCTATCGCGAAAGGAAATATCCGCTGCAAGAAGATGAAGCGCCCGCACAGCCTTCACCGGAGATCACGCCGACCATTGCGCCTTCGGCTTTTCCTACCGCGTAG
- a CDS encoding M24 family metallopeptidase has translation MIRKLLVLALLLAPFSGAMERQNNADYRARRQKLAAELKGGVLVLFAPTEPSAGNATSGFRQDDNFYYLTGWSEPGAAIMIAAEVVAKDEHPARAYTEVLYLPAHNTVQEKWTGPKLGPENPQARDLTGFDRVELLDKMRDDIADLLQKDPRAPIYSDISTGDEVSPSADGLAWLKRANAFPVVRFADFKPIVSDQRRVKDAGEIELIRKGTNASIAGHLAAFKAIHPGVTEREIAALQMYEFGKRGCERPAYAPIVGSGYNGTVLHYSEDSGTLKDGDLVVMDVAGEYSMYASDITRTAPVNGHFTARQREIYEIVLGAQRAAIEAFVSGKSVLLGKTDDSLYKVAYDYINTHGKDLHGEPLGKYFIHGLGHYVGLEVHDPGSYATPLQPGMVFTIEPGVYIPEEKLGVRIEDIVYVDANGKLVDYTAALPHTVEEVEKAMKK, from the coding sequence ATGATTCGTAAGCTGCTGGTCCTCGCTCTGCTCCTTGCGCCGTTCTCCGGCGCCATGGAACGCCAAAATAACGCCGACTACCGTGCTCGGCGCCAGAAACTTGCCGCCGAATTGAAGGGCGGTGTTCTGGTGCTCTTCGCACCCACCGAGCCCTCCGCCGGAAACGCCACCAGCGGCTTTCGCCAGGACGATAACTTCTATTACCTCACCGGCTGGTCGGAGCCCGGCGCCGCGATCATGATCGCCGCCGAAGTCGTGGCGAAAGATGAGCATCCCGCGCGTGCCTATACGGAAGTGCTCTACCTTCCGGCGCACAACACCGTGCAGGAAAAGTGGACTGGCCCGAAACTCGGCCCTGAGAACCCGCAAGCCCGCGACCTCACCGGATTCGACCGCGTCGAACTGCTCGACAAAATGCGCGACGACATCGCCGACCTTCTCCAAAAGGATCCTCGTGCGCCGATCTATTCCGACATCTCGACTGGCGACGAAGTCTCGCCTTCCGCCGACGGACTAGCCTGGCTGAAACGCGCCAACGCGTTTCCCGTCGTCCGCTTCGCCGACTTCAAGCCGATCGTCAGCGACCAGCGCCGTGTTAAGGACGCTGGCGAAATCGAGTTGATCCGCAAAGGTACGAATGCCTCCATCGCTGGCCATTTGGCCGCATTCAAAGCCATACATCCCGGCGTAACCGAGCGCGAAATCGCCGCGCTGCAGATGTACGAGTTCGGCAAGCGCGGCTGCGAGCGACCGGCCTACGCGCCCATCGTCGGCTCCGGCTACAACGGCACCGTGCTGCACTACTCCGAAGATTCCGGCACGCTGAAAGATGGCGACCTCGTCGTCATGGACGTAGCTGGCGAATACAGCATGTACGCCTCCGACATCACCCGTACGGCTCCGGTCAACGGCCATTTCACGGCCCGCCAGCGCGAGATCTATGAAATCGTCCTTGGCGCACAGCGCGCGGCCATCGAAGCATTCGTCTCAGGCAAGTCTGTGCTGCTCGGCAAGACTGACGACTCGCTCTACAAAGTCGCCTACGACTACATCAATACCCACGGCAAAGACCTGCACGGCGAGCCGTTAGGCAAGTACTTCATCCACGGCCTCGGCCACTACGTTGGGCTTGAGGTCCACGACCCCGGTTCCTACGCCACGCCGTTGCAGCCAGGCATGGTCTTCACCATCGAACCGGGTGTTTATATCCCCGAAGAGAAGCTCGGCGTACGCATCGAAGATATTGTGTACGTTGACGCCAACGGCAAACTCGTGGACTACACCGCCGCGCTCCCGCACACCGTCGAAGAAGTCGAAAAGGCAATGAAGAAATAG
- the sthA gene encoding Si-specific NAD(P)(+) transhydrogenase, with protein sequence MPNGYDYDLVVLGSGPAGQKGAICAAKLHKRVAIVENRWALGGVCVHSGTIPSKTLREAVLYLSGFREKTFYGRSYQVKDRVVMADLTFRVDAVIKRETEVIRAQLQRNQVVPLDGYGRFVDAHTVEVESAEGTRRVTSENFLVSTGTRPASDQHYQLDGTHIFNSDQLLSLSEVPRELIVVGAGVIGLEYASMIAALGVKITILDARPTILDFIDREIMDSLQFQLRQLNVIFRLGEKVTTCVYDAERGRVIATLESGKRVHGDGLLFTVGRQANTDKLNLESAGLKTGDRGKLEVNEQFQTAVPNIYAAGDVIGFPALASTSMEQGRIASCNMFGVPSKMRPQFFPYGIYTIPEISIVGQTEEQLTHDKVPYEVGIARYSELAKGQMLGDEHGLLKLLFHSESLKLLGVHIIGERAAEIIHIGQAVLSFGGSIEYFRDTVFNYPTMAEAYKVAALDGLNKL encoded by the coding sequence ATGCCAAACGGATACGACTATGACCTGGTAGTCCTTGGAAGCGGGCCAGCCGGCCAAAAAGGCGCGATTTGCGCTGCCAAACTGCACAAGCGAGTTGCGATTGTTGAGAACCGTTGGGCGCTCGGCGGCGTTTGCGTACACAGCGGAACGATTCCGAGTAAGACCCTCCGCGAAGCGGTGCTGTATCTCAGCGGCTTCCGCGAGAAGACGTTTTACGGTCGCAGCTACCAGGTAAAAGACCGCGTGGTGATGGCGGACCTCACATTCCGCGTGGATGCCGTGATCAAGCGCGAGACTGAAGTCATTCGAGCGCAGCTGCAACGGAACCAGGTTGTACCGCTCGACGGTTACGGGCGCTTTGTGGATGCACATACGGTCGAGGTGGAATCGGCGGAAGGTACGCGCCGCGTGACGTCGGAAAACTTCCTGGTGTCCACGGGTACGCGGCCTGCGTCGGACCAGCACTACCAGCTCGATGGCACTCACATTTTCAACTCCGACCAGTTGCTCTCGTTGAGCGAGGTTCCGCGCGAGCTGATCGTGGTGGGCGCGGGCGTGATCGGCCTGGAATACGCGTCGATGATCGCAGCGTTGGGCGTGAAGATCACGATCCTCGATGCGCGTCCGACGATTCTCGACTTTATCGACCGCGAGATCATGGACAGCCTGCAATTCCAGTTGCGACAACTCAATGTGATCTTCCGACTCGGTGAAAAGGTGACTACCTGTGTGTATGATGCCGAGCGCGGCCGGGTGATCGCGACCCTTGAAAGCGGCAAGCGCGTGCACGGCGACGGATTGCTGTTTACGGTTGGACGGCAGGCGAATACCGACAAGCTCAATCTCGAGAGCGCGGGGCTGAAGACCGGCGATCGCGGCAAGCTTGAAGTCAATGAGCAGTTCCAGACTGCGGTACCGAATATCTACGCGGCGGGCGATGTGATCGGCTTTCCCGCCCTCGCAAGCACGTCGATGGAGCAGGGAAGAATCGCGAGCTGCAACATGTTTGGCGTGCCGTCGAAGATGCGGCCGCAGTTTTTTCCGTACGGCATTTATACGATTCCGGAGATCTCGATCGTTGGGCAAACGGAAGAGCAGCTCACCCACGATAAAGTGCCCTACGAGGTCGGCATCGCCCGCTACAGCGAACTTGCGAAGGGACAGATGCTCGGCGATGAGCACGGGCTGCTCAAGCTGCTGTTCCACAGCGAGTCTCTGAAGCTGCTCGGAGTGCACATCATTGGCGAGCGCGCGGCGGAGATCATCCACATTGGGCAGGCAGTGCTGAGCTTCGGCGGGTCGATCGAGTACTTCCGCGATACGGTGTTCAACTATCCGACGATGGCCGAGGCGTATAAGGTCGCTGCGTTGGATGGCCTGAACAAACTTTGA